A single window of Gemmatimonadota bacterium DNA harbors:
- a CDS encoding HAD family hydrolase has product MSFPASLVFKAGNAVLFDLDDTLVDRDRARDRFFSFLLKTYFPDYKPEGAVWSERMDTLRGLDRSGRGSKAAIHDYLFGERPVRPVRPVHPVMSAAAFVELMRTKIATYSSWMEGAEPLLRCLQARKHPMAVVTNGSKAQRDKIEALDASRYFEAVLISGEVGISKPDPRIFRQALSLLNAAPGQSVFVGDSMEHDMAGARNAGMMTVYIRKGEAEDPDDTLCDLVVPDLGELSGLVIGLDA; this is encoded by the coding sequence ATGTCATTCCCTGCGAGTTTGGTATTCAAAGCGGGTAACGCGGTCCTGTTCGATCTCGACGACACCCTGGTCGACCGCGATCGGGCGCGAGACCGGTTCTTCTCTTTTCTGCTGAAGACGTACTTCCCGGACTATAAGCCGGAAGGAGCCGTCTGGTCGGAGCGCATGGACACGCTGCGCGGCCTCGATCGGTCTGGCCGGGGCAGCAAGGCCGCGATCCACGACTATCTATTCGGTGAGCGTCCGGTCCGCCCTGTCCGCCCTGTTCACCCGGTCATGTCGGCTGCGGCCTTTGTCGAGCTGATGCGGACCAAGATCGCAACCTACAGTTCATGGATGGAAGGAGCCGAGCCACTGTTGAGATGCCTTCAGGCCAGAAAGCACCCCATGGCCGTGGTCACCAATGGTTCGAAAGCCCAGCGGGACAAAATCGAAGCCCTGGATGCGTCGAGGTATTTCGAAGCGGTGCTCATTTCCGGGGAAGTGGGCATCTCCAAACCGGACCCCCGCATATTCCGGCAGGCGCTGTCCCTGCTGAACGCCGCGCCCGGCCAGTCCGTTTTCGTGGGGGACAGCATGGAGCACGATATGGCCGGTGCCAGGAACGCCGGGATGATGACGGTCTACATCAGGAAGGGAGAGGCGGAAGATCCCGATGACACTTTGTGTGACCTGGTCGTTCCCGATCTCGGGGAACTGTCGGGCCTGGTCATCGGTCTTGACGCCTGA
- a CDS encoding lysophospholipid acyltransferase family protein yields MTAAYSILQIISVLVFTLLFGLSAMLLSPFNPSGRLVHWFARWWARTLLWVGRVPVRLEGLDNIPGGQPCVLVSNHASAADIPILFGTLPIQFRIIAKDSLFHIPVLGWCMRLAGYISINRTNPKKAMRSLKKAARQIREGFPAVVFPEGTRTRTGELQPFKAGAFLLAIESGVPVVPVGISGSYDILVRGSMRIRPDARVAVRIGRPIVTEGYTTKDRRGLAEQAREAVEECLRREGR; encoded by the coding sequence GTGACCGCAGCCTATTCCATCCTGCAGATCATCAGCGTGCTGGTCTTCACCCTGCTGTTCGGGCTGTCGGCCATGTTGCTGTCCCCATTCAATCCTTCGGGCCGCCTGGTACACTGGTTCGCCCGCTGGTGGGCGCGGACCTTGTTATGGGTGGGCCGGGTGCCGGTCCGCCTTGAAGGGCTGGACAATATCCCCGGAGGGCAGCCGTGCGTGCTGGTTTCCAATCATGCGAGTGCGGCGGACATACCCATCCTGTTCGGTACGCTGCCCATCCAGTTCAGGATCATCGCCAAGGATTCCCTGTTCCACATACCGGTCCTGGGATGGTGCATGCGGCTGGCCGGCTACATCAGCATCAACCGAACCAACCCGAAAAAAGCCATGCGGAGTCTCAAGAAGGCGGCCCGGCAGATCAGGGAAGGGTTTCCCGCGGTGGTCTTCCCGGAAGGCACGAGAACACGGACCGGCGAACTGCAGCCGTTCAAGGCCGGCGCCTTCCTGCTGGCCATTGAATCCGGCGTGCCCGTAGTGCCCGTGGGGATTTCCGGAAGCTACGACATCCTCGTGCGCGGCAGCATGAGAATCCGGCCGGACGCGCGGGTCGCCGTGCGCATCGGCAGGCCTATCGTGACCGAAGGCTATACGACGAAGGACCGGCGCGGGTTGGCCGAACAGGCGCGGGAAGCCGTCGAGGAATGCCTGCGTAGGGAAGGCCGGTAG